Proteins co-encoded in one Azospirillum brasilense genomic window:
- a CDS encoding NUDIX domain-containing protein, giving the protein MTATPTSTPPGTPRDPSPKALRPALTTPLMRLAWHGRNMWHWVARPLTMGVRGIILDDSDPGGGAASVLLIRHSYVGGWHFPGGGVGKGETLVEAMRREVREEVGLTVESGPQPFGVYARFRHGASDHVAVFVARGWSGTPRADGVEILEARFFPLDRLPEDTSPATRRRIAEFQGREPLAERW; this is encoded by the coding sequence ATGACGGCCACGCCCACCAGCACCCCACCCGGCACCCCGCGCGACCCTTCGCCCAAGGCCCTGCGGCCCGCCCTGACCACCCCCCTGATGCGGCTGGCCTGGCACGGCCGCAACATGTGGCATTGGGTGGCGCGCCCGCTGACCATGGGGGTGCGGGGGATCATCCTGGACGACTCGGACCCTGGGGGCGGGGCGGCCTCGGTCCTGCTGATCCGCCACAGCTACGTCGGCGGCTGGCATTTTCCGGGCGGCGGAGTCGGAAAAGGCGAGACGCTGGTGGAGGCCATGCGCCGCGAGGTGCGGGAGGAGGTCGGGTTGACGGTGGAAAGCGGCCCGCAGCCCTTCGGCGTCTACGCCCGCTTCCGGCACGGCGCGAGCGACCATGTGGCGGTCTTCGTCGCGCGCGGGTGGTCGGGAACGCCCCGGGCCGACGGGGTGGAGATCCTGGAGGCGCGCTTCTTCCCGCTGGACCGGCTGCCGGAGGACACCTCCCCCGCGACGCGGCGGCGAATCGCCGAGTTCCAGGGTCGGGAGCCTTTGGCCGAGCGCTGGTGA